The genomic window GTTCAGCTCTTGGCAAAGCACGAACTGACGTTTTCTCCTTTTGCCGATACGTTGGGGAGGAGAACAGCCGGAACACGGTATCGGCCTGCCCCCACGACGCTCAGCGGCGCCCGGAAACGACGATTTCCGCAACGATCCCCCAAGAAATCATGACCCTTCAAGCCGATTAAAACTACAGCATTTGCACATACAATCGCCATATACGAAGATAACTCGCATTCCATTATTTTTTCAGCAAGCAAGCAACTACACAGAGGATCGACCAAGAAAAGCAAGCCAAATCCATCGTCAGATTCACATTCATCTGGTCTACATCCCCATTGAACAGacagaaataaaaggaaaaaacaccAACTTCAGCATTGTCATCAGCAATATAACACAAAGCATGTCAACACAACGTTCGACGCCTACAGAAACATCTGAAGAGACACGCCTAATTATTCACGACGACCAGCTAGATACGAAGTTGAGCATGGAAGGTGGTGCCCCCTCATCTGTGCTCAACTATAAGAACCCCCCGTCCCGTACCCGGTACGCGCAGGGCCATGAGCAGCAGGAGCGGTGCCGGTACCCGTCGTCAGTCCCGCGGACTCCGTTGCCATCGATGCCCCCGTTGCCGCCCCGTGATGCTGGCCGGGCACCGCGCTAAGCCCCGTCGGGTGGCCCACCACACCCGTGCCGGTCCTCGCGCGGCTGGCCTCCTTCTCTGCCGCGTGCTGCGCCTCGGCGTCCTGCTTCTCCATCTCCGCCCTGCTTAtcctctcctccttcttctccgtCGCCATCTCCTTCTTCAACGGATCACTAGTCGTCATCCTCTCCGCCTAATCACCCAAGGACAGCCATGATCACAATCATTAACGAAGTATAAAAGCACAttaaggaagagaaaagaagaaggggtTACTTTCTCTTGGATGGTGGCCTTGGTTTTGTCCATCCCAGACTTGGCCGACGCCGCGGTGTCTTTCATGGTTTCCTTGGCGGAAGCCGCCGCACTCTTCCCTGTCTGCATGGCTTCTCCTGTCGCCGGCCGGAACGAGAGACGAACCAACCACAACACTGATCGAACAGATGAAAATACTTGACAAACCGCGCTAGAGTTGTACCCTGCAGTGATTGGAATGAGAGAGCCGTGAaaattacatacatatatatagaatatCATTACATTGGTAATGAGAGGTCGTGAAGACACGTAGCAGAGTACGTGGTGAAAGTTGCCGCAGCATGCTGCTTCCTTTAACGTGTTGTGTGCTGAGTGAATCTGAACGACAGGGCAGAGAAAGAGGAGCGATTGAAGATGACACGTTGATCGATCAGGTTTGGCTGGCAACTCCACAGAGGGGAAAATCATGGCGGCCCTTCTCTCCACACCTGCCGTTGCTCCTACCTCGTTCCCTCTCTCTGCTTTTCCATTCGCGGCTCTTCACAATTTGCACTGTTCTACTGTATTATGTACTGGCAGGGGTGAACAAATTAAGCACTGTTTGCTTTGCTTTTGCAGAAATCTTGACTAAACCTGAGTAACCTCAACTCAACATATCTGACTAACCAATCAAGCTGAACTAGAAAAGCTCGAGCTGACATTTTCTGCATGTGAAATCGAGCATTTGAAGGATAAGAGACTAAACTTGCTCAATTCCAGATAACTTTCTTAAAATGTCAAACTTTAAGTTTTGAAACTATGAGTCGAAAATATtcattatattttaattttaagaatTCATATTTAAAGGGTGGGAGGTTTTGacttcatattcatgaaataaaaatatatggaaGAATGACAGTCATCTTCCAAGCAAGAAATCTTAGCTTTGATAAAATCAGGTATCTACAATCATAGAATCTTAAATTTCATTCTCATATAGAGGCATTCATATGCCTTCAAAAAACACGGAAAACAagttcaattttcaattttttttttttcatttggctgCTTGAATTGAGAAATACATACTACTAAATGGGCATACACGTGCATGGGTAAACGTTTCTGTACGTTTGGGAAAAAAACAACTGCAAGAAGTTGAGTGTCCTAGGAATCCTTGCTCTTCCTGTGTGGTGTAAGCACCCCAAACTTgtacaaattttctaaatttatttcaaaatcattttctaGACCTGTCCCAGATTTTCAAAGCATTTTGAATGAATTGGCTTCGCTATATCCCATTTTGCTGGATAGTGGGAGTCCAAACTCCGGATCCAAACGTGAGGATTAAACCTAAATCTTAGGCAAATCTAGGgactaagtttaaatttgagaaCTAAAACTAGGACTTAAACACAAATATCAATttcaattttagatccaaatcttggGTCATTTTATAGGTTTAAAATTGAAACTAAATTGAAACCAACGCTTGAAATATAGATCCAAAATATAGGTCCAAATAGGGAAAACTAGATCCAATCCAAGAACTAACGTGTATGTCTAAATTACTGGATCCATGGATAAAGCCGAGATCCAGAATAGCAATTTTTGGATCAtttccaagatccaaaatcaaaatgGATCCATGTTCCCGAAcatcaaatcaattttaaattgttttcttAATATTTATTTACAATCCAAAAATTGAATTCTCTAGATCCAAATACAAGACGTTATTCATGCTTGAATCTGGGACCCAAAATATCAAATTCTATGTGGAAGTTACTTTGGATTCGAAATCCAAAATGGAAATTCAAATCTAGAATCAAGACATATTTGGAATCCAAAAACTAAAACTGGAACAGAAAGTcaatcttgtttttttaaatgtagaactcaaaaactaaaattttggatgaaaagaATTTGAGGTCTCACTCTTAGAATCTGAATAGGATTTTTCGAATTAGAATACTACAATATATAATGGGCAACCAAGCCAATAAATGGTTGGCGGTCCGTTCTAGCTGACCCAGCAGATTGACCCAACCAACCTGCCCCAAACGGGGGCTACAGCACGGTGTGGTCTCAATGACCAGGCATGTATAATTCTAATAACAGTCCATTCGTTGGGTTAGCATGCCAAGATTGGCATAGGCCAAGACATTTTTATAGGGGAATCAAGATAATTCATCAAGATTTCAAAAGATTCACTGTTTGAATTGATCAACGAACATATGCAACAATGGCGTTATCCATGATCAATTTTTGTTTCCCAAGTATTATAATCACAACAATATCTCTCAACTAATTGGCTCAGCACCAATAATATATCTCCTGGAATTTTCATCCAATTAGAGAGAAGAATTTGCCAAGATATTCCAAGCCTCCTACTGGCTGGATCATTGGTCCATGGATAAGATGGACAGACAATCTCTTGCATGGGGTGCCATTTTGCTTGTGGGAAGTCTCTCACCACATATGGTGAGAGAACTCTATAAATCCCTATGGCAGCACACGAGCCTAGTCAAGCTTGggttcgagctcaactcaatttAGAAAGTttaagctcaaacttgactcgaatTCGAGTCAAGCTCAATAGAATaggttcgagctcgactcaacaatacaacatcaaaattgagcttgacttgtttcATTCGTGTTAAGCATGTCTCATTTGTTGTAACTCGTTTAGTTGCTATTGATTTAACTATTCACTCATTATAATTTAACATTGATTATATAGTCCAGTTGAGTTGAGTTGggtttaaacgagtcaagttcttacaactcgagctcaatacatttaatatttcaaacataaatttgaactcgagctgacttgtttataaatgagtcgagctcaagttgagtTTGGATGAGCGAGTTTCagttgagctcgagctaacTCAattcgttgtgcagccctataaATCCTGTTTGAACCTCAAAGGGGAGAGGCTATGACAGACCCTTAAACTTCATTTGCTCTCTCAAACTCCCTGTTTCTTTCCCCAAACGTCCCCCTTTCCATATTTCAGGTACCCTCTTATTCACTCTAACATCTCCCCTTCTCGTTTGAAAGAAGTCGGCTCTCGGATGTTCCTCTTGGATTCTCACCATTGAACAGGAAGACTTGGTGAGATCCCAGGCCAGGGGACCATTATTTCTTCTTTATGAATGTTTCTCAAGTATATTCTTAAATGCTTTCCTACCATCTACATGTGAATGGAATGCATGAACTGTTGAGTCTTTGAGTTGAAAATATACCAAGAGTGCATGGTTTAGGTGGTGGAATGggattttatttcttatttgagAAGGTAGGGCATTGTCCAACCCTAAGGCTAGACAATGAGTCGAACCAGATCATGCTCGCCTGGAATTCGCTCATCAAATTTcgacttgaacttgacttgtttacaaACAAGTCGAGCTCCAGTTTAAAtgtatgctcgaaatgttaatcgagtcaagtgtaaatttgagttgtaagaactcgattAGTTTTCGGTTCGGCTCCACTACATAATGAATGCTAAAATATAATGAGAGAATAGTTAAAGAATAGCAACTAAATAAGTTCAtctagttaaacgagttaaaagaaacaagatatgtttaacataaatgagttaaatgagtcgaaTTCGAGCTTGACATTATATTATTgaatcgagctcaagcttgttcTATTGAAACCAACTCGAGTTTTATTACGAGCAAGTTTTTtgagtcaagtcaagctcgagctggccccACTTGAGTTCAACTCGGCTGGTGTACAGTGCTATCcaacgaaaatgtacatgttaaaatgcatggATTTCAAAACATCAAACCAGCGATAGTGAGCAGCTCTATGGACGGCAATAgccactcctctctctctctctctctctctctctctcccagcGACCTCCTCCAGCTCTCTCTCGCTCGGGCGGGCGGTCTCCTCCGGCCCCTCGGGCGACCTCCCCCGGTGACCTCCTCCGGCCCCTCAGGCAACCTCCTCCGGCCCTCTCTCGCCCGGGCTGGCGGTCTCCTCCCGTCAGGCGGTCTCCTCCGGGCCCCTCAGCGACCTCCTTGGGCGACCTGCTCGGGTGACCTCCTCGGGCGACCTCCTCGGGCGTTCACCTCTGGCTCCTCTAGATCCTCGGGTGGACTCCTCTGGCCCCTCGGGTGGACAATTCACCCATCCGTTCAATGCCCTGAGCAGCCTCCCGCACCCCCCTGGCGCCCGACCGTCGTCCTCCTGCACCCCCCCTTGGCACCCTGAGCAGCTCCTCTCCCCAAGCGAGACCGGTGCCCTCCCGCACGGCGTCCTTCTTTCCCCGAGCAATGCAGCTCTTCCCCCTGCCCTCTGTGTCGCTTGGGGCGTGCTGGAGCCGTGGGGCGTCTCTCCCTACACTTAGAGCGAGCTGCACAGTAACTGTTTGTTGAATAGCCTGTGAGAAACaagttcctttttcctttactCTTGCACTGTGGGGGGTGTCATGGCaacccttcctcctcccccgcCTTTGCGACCGCCCTTGGGGGCTTGGGTTGGGGGTCCTAGTCTTTGTGGTATCAGGCCGGGTAACCCCCTCCCCTCTTAATCGCTTGCTTTGTCGTGCAGCAATCGGTTTTCTTTGCTCGCCTGATGGAGTCCGTCAAGCTAGGGTATTGTCtttcagttggcagtctacTATCTTCAATTGCGTTTTCGCCGGCACACTTCAGCTGAGAGATGCTCGCGGACTCCTCCAGGCCTTCCTCCCACCCGCGTGttgttgttttctccttttgcaaATGGGTGATTGTTCCTTGCGGCCGAGCCTCCCCAAGGTGGTCTCCGTTGGTAGGCCAGCCCCCTCACCGTGGTGTGTCCCCTCTTCTCGGCGTGCTTCGAGGCTTCGTCACCTTCTTCGGTCTGTCGCTTCTATCCGCGTCAGATGGGGCCAGTGATGGTGTCAGAGGTGTGCTTCCTTGAACGGCCGCCGGGCCGTCACGTGTTCTCGATGCCGTTTTCCTGCTTGTCAGAATGATCGTCGCCTTTTTGCTCAGCGGCATGGTTTTGCAGCGGTCACTTCTTCCTTCTGGGTCCAAGTTCCTCTGCAAGTTGTTCAGCGGTCACCTTCTTTGGACGAGAGCTCTATGTTCTTTGGCTCTATCAGGCTTCCTTGGCCTGAGCCTGCTTGTCCTGGTACGCGGGGTCCACCTTTTTCGGTACAGGTTCCGCAGGTTTTCAGCCCAGGTGATCCGCCGCACCAGTGCTCTTCAGTGGTAGAGCTACCGCCTTCTCAGCTTCCGCCCTTGCTTCCCTCACCGCTGGCGCCAAACCTCTCCTCAGCGAAGGAGTCTAGCCTGCTCTCTGCCACGCTCCTCTGAGGTACCCTGCTCGCCCTTTCCATTTCCTGCTTTGCGAGTTGGGGCTCCACGCGAGTCCACCTCGGGATGCCCCGACCCGATGCTGGTTGCTGCTCAGTCTCACCTTGGCGACGTCTGGTCGTCCGCACCGTCTCTTTCGGCTGCCCGCCCGTCGGCAGGGGGTCGCACCCTTGAGGCTGCTGTTGTTGCTTGCTCTCGTCCGACTGCGGCCTGCGTTGTCTTGGCATCTGGCGTCTCGGCACCCCCAGTCAGGCGTTCTCCCTCTGTTGCCTGTACGTTGCTTTTACCTTGGTTACTGGCCCCCCTATGCCCCCCTTACACCCAGGACCTCCTCCTTTACCTATCTGCCTTgggttttttctgtttcttttgacaGTAGCTTTAGCTCTCACTGGTCTTCCCTGCATATTCTACTCCCTAGACTCAGTCGCGGCTCACCTCAAAACCTCGCCTACCTGCCTCTCCCACCGGTTAGCCCTGCCCTCCCCCGCATCCCTTATGTTGGCTCTTTTTCCCCTACCCTGCGGTCTGAGTTTGCGTTCACCTCTGCCCCCTCGTCCTCCCCTGTTCAGTTGTCTGGCCCCACCACGAGTCCTGTGGGTCGTCACTCCCAGCCCGATAGGTTGCCACCTGT from Nymphaea colorata isolate Beijing-Zhang1983 chromosome 6, ASM883128v2, whole genome shotgun sequence includes these protein-coding regions:
- the LOC116255397 gene encoding late embryogenesis abundant protein 46-like isoform X1, with product MVNGKHIIRVSEEEEMKAPFKCTAIRCFVGGSSSRGYNSSAVCQVFSSVRSVLWLVRLSFRPATGEAMQTGKSAAASAKETMKDTAASAKSGMDKTKATIQEKAERMTTSDPLKKEMATEKKEERISRAEMEKQDAEAQHAAEKEASRARTGTGVVGHPTGLSAVPGQHHGAATGASMATESAGLTTGTGTAPAAHGPARTGYGTGGSYS
- the LOC116255397 gene encoding 11 kDa late embryogenesis abundant protein-like isoform X2 gives rise to the protein MLRQLSPRYNSSAVCQVFSSVRSVLWLVRLSFRPATGEAMQTGKSAAASAKETMKDTAASAKSGMDKTKATIQEKAERMTTSDPLKKEMATEKKEERISRAEMEKQDAEAQHAAEKEASRARTGTGVVGHPTGLSAVPGQHHGAATGASMATESAGLTTGTGTAPAAHGPARTGYGTGGSYS